The following are encoded in a window of Narcine bancroftii isolate sNarBan1 chromosome 2, sNarBan1.hap1, whole genome shotgun sequence genomic DNA:
- the wnt4 gene encoding protein Wnt-4a isoform X1 produces the protein MTPVCFLRSLLVLILALLSANASNWLYLAKLSSIASIQDEETCERLKGLINRQIQICKRNVEVMDSVRRGAELAIEECQHQFRNRRWNCSTVDTLPVFGKVVTQGTQRPVIPGYSTQGTREAAFVYAISSAGVAFAVTRACSSGELEKCGCDRTVHGVSPDGFQWSGCSDNIAYGVAFSQSFVDVRERSKGASSSRPLMNLHNNEAGRKAILNNMRVECKCHGVSGSCEVKTCWKAMPPFRKVGNVLKEKFDGATEVEQRKIGSTKVLVPKNSQFKPHTDEDLVYLDSSPDFCDHDIKNGVLGTSGRQCNKTSKAIDGCELMCCGRSFNTEEVEIVERCSCKFHWCCFVKCKQCHKLVEMHTCR, from the exons ATGACTCCGGTCTGCTTCCTGCGTTCGCTTCTCGTCCTGATCTTGGCTCTGTTGTCGGCCAATGCTAGTAACTGGCT GTATCTGGCCAAACTGTCATCGATCGCCAGTATTCAGGACGAGGAAACGTGCGAGAGGTTGAAAGGTCTGATAAACCGACAGATACAGATCTGCAAGCGGAATGTGGAGGTGATGGACTCGGTGCGGAGAGGAGCCGAGCTCGCGATCGAAGAGTGCCAGCACCAGTTCAGGAACCGCCGCTGGAACTGCTCCACTGTCGATACGTTGCCTGTATTCGGCAAAGTGGTCACACAAGGTACTCAGAGGCCGGTAATCCCGGGTTACAGCACACAAG GAACAAGAGAAGCAGCCTTTGTGTATGCCATCTCATCTGCTGGAGTGGCCTTTGCAGTTACTCGTGCCTGCAGCAGTGGAGAGTTGGAAAAGTGTGGTTGTGATCGCACGGTCCATGGAGTGAGCCCTGATG GTTTCCAATGGTCTGGCTGTTCAGATAATATTGCCTATGGTGTTGCATTTTCCCAGTCTTTTGTGGATGTAAGGGAAAGAAGCAAAGGTGCTTCTTCCAGCAGGCCATTAATGAATCTACACAACAATGAGGCAGGAAGAAAG GCCATTTTGAACAACATGAGGGTGGAATGTAAATGCCACGGAGTTTCTGGATCATGTGAAGTGAAGACTTGCTGGAAAGCCATGCCTCCATTCAGAAAAGTAGGCAATGTGCTGAAGGAGAAATTTGATGGAGCCACCGAGGTCgagcagaggaaaattggttccACCAAGGTCTTGGTGCCCAAGAATTCACAGTTTAAGCCACACACAGATGAGGATCTTGTGTATCTTGATTCAAGCCCAGACTTCTGTGATCATGACATTAAGAATGGGGTCCTCGGAACCTCTGGGCGTCAGTGCAATAAGACGTCCAAGGCAATTGATGGTTGTGAGCTCATGTGTTGTGGTCGAAGCTTCAATACGGAGGAGGTAGAGATTGTGGAAAGATGCAGTTGTAAATTCCACTGGTGCTGCTTCGTCAAGTGCAAGCAGTGCCACAAACTGGTGGAGATGCACACGTGTCGGTGA
- the wnt4 gene encoding protein Wnt-4a isoform X2 has translation MTPVCFLRSLLVLILALLSANASNWLYLAKLSSIASIQDEETCERLKGLINRQIQICKRNVEVMDSVRRGAELAIEECQHQFRNRRWNCSTVDTLPVFGKVVTQGTREAAFVYAISSAGVAFAVTRACSSGELEKCGCDRTVHGVSPDGFQWSGCSDNIAYGVAFSQSFVDVRERSKGASSSRPLMNLHNNEAGRKAILNNMRVECKCHGVSGSCEVKTCWKAMPPFRKVGNVLKEKFDGATEVEQRKIGSTKVLVPKNSQFKPHTDEDLVYLDSSPDFCDHDIKNGVLGTSGRQCNKTSKAIDGCELMCCGRSFNTEEVEIVERCSCKFHWCCFVKCKQCHKLVEMHTCR, from the exons ATGACTCCGGTCTGCTTCCTGCGTTCGCTTCTCGTCCTGATCTTGGCTCTGTTGTCGGCCAATGCTAGTAACTGGCT GTATCTGGCCAAACTGTCATCGATCGCCAGTATTCAGGACGAGGAAACGTGCGAGAGGTTGAAAGGTCTGATAAACCGACAGATACAGATCTGCAAGCGGAATGTGGAGGTGATGGACTCGGTGCGGAGAGGAGCCGAGCTCGCGATCGAAGAGTGCCAGCACCAGTTCAGGAACCGCCGCTGGAACTGCTCCACTGTCGATACGTTGCCTGTATTCGGCAAAGTGGTCACACAAG GAACAAGAGAAGCAGCCTTTGTGTATGCCATCTCATCTGCTGGAGTGGCCTTTGCAGTTACTCGTGCCTGCAGCAGTGGAGAGTTGGAAAAGTGTGGTTGTGATCGCACGGTCCATGGAGTGAGCCCTGATG GTTTCCAATGGTCTGGCTGTTCAGATAATATTGCCTATGGTGTTGCATTTTCCCAGTCTTTTGTGGATGTAAGGGAAAGAAGCAAAGGTGCTTCTTCCAGCAGGCCATTAATGAATCTACACAACAATGAGGCAGGAAGAAAG GCCATTTTGAACAACATGAGGGTGGAATGTAAATGCCACGGAGTTTCTGGATCATGTGAAGTGAAGACTTGCTGGAAAGCCATGCCTCCATTCAGAAAAGTAGGCAATGTGCTGAAGGAGAAATTTGATGGAGCCACCGAGGTCgagcagaggaaaattggttccACCAAGGTCTTGGTGCCCAAGAATTCACAGTTTAAGCCACACACAGATGAGGATCTTGTGTATCTTGATTCAAGCCCAGACTTCTGTGATCATGACATTAAGAATGGGGTCCTCGGAACCTCTGGGCGTCAGTGCAATAAGACGTCCAAGGCAATTGATGGTTGTGAGCTCATGTGTTGTGGTCGAAGCTTCAATACGGAGGAGGTAGAGATTGTGGAAAGATGCAGTTGTAAATTCCACTGGTGCTGCTTCGTCAAGTGCAAGCAGTGCCACAAACTGGTGGAGATGCACACGTGTCGGTGA